From Halococcus salifodinae DSM 8989, the proteins below share one genomic window:
- a CDS encoding DUF7388 family protein, whose translation MNPDGRHTTKAVSSESSPPSASDDPSGGSKAVGWVLVAGYLRYLSDTERKRAVAPRFGAAHENAPDAWNGTEGVERLALPTGGTPSSNSFRRRHEDQP comes from the coding sequence ATGAACCCAGACGGGAGACACACCACGAAAGCAGTCAGCAGCGAGAGCAGCCCGCCCAGCGCCTCGGATGATCCGTCGGGCGGATCGAAAGCCGTCGGCTGGGTGCTTGTCGCTGGGTATCTGAGGTATCTCTCCGACACCGAACGCAAACGTGCCGTTGCGCCACGCTTCGGTGCGGCTCACGAGAATGCTCCGGATGCCTGGAACGGGACAGAGGGTGTCGAACGGCTCGCACTACCGACCGGTGGTACACCCAGTTCGAACTCCTTTCGCCGTCGGCACGAGGATCAACCGTGA